The proteins below are encoded in one region of Segatella copri:
- a CDS encoding bifunctional 4-hydroxy-2-oxoglutarate aldolase/2-dehydro-3-deoxy-phosphogluconate aldolase — protein MAKFSKMQVMAAMKETGMVPVFFNKDVEICKNVIKACYEGGVRVFEFTNRGDFAHEIFGELVKWADKACPEMILGAGTVVDAGTASLYLQLGANFIVGPNFNPEIAPVCNRRLVPYSPGCGSVTEINNAQAAGCDVTKVFPAGNVGGPSFVKNVMAPLRWSNIMVTGAVEPTEENLTPWIKAGVLCVGMGSKLFPKETVAAGDWAAITAKCQEALGYIAKARA, from the coding sequence ATGGCAAAGTTTAGCAAAATGCAGGTTATGGCAGCCATGAAAGAGACTGGTATGGTACCTGTTTTCTTCAATAAGGATGTTGAAATCTGCAAGAACGTCATCAAGGCTTGTTACGAGGGTGGCGTACGTGTTTTCGAGTTTACTAACCGTGGTGACTTCGCTCACGAGATTTTCGGAGAGTTGGTAAAGTGGGCCGACAAGGCTTGTCCTGAGATGATTCTGGGTGCAGGTACAGTTGTTGATGCCGGTACAGCTTCTCTATATCTCCAGCTCGGCGCTAACTTCATCGTAGGTCCTAACTTCAACCCAGAGATTGCTCCAGTTTGCAACCGTCGTCTGGTTCCTTATTCACCAGGTTGCGGTTCTGTAACAGAAATCAATAATGCTCAGGCTGCCGGTTGCGACGTAACCAAGGTATTCCCAGCAGGTAACGTAGGCGGTCCTTCATTCGTCAAGAACGTAATGGCACCTTTGCGTTGGAGCAACATCATGGTAACAGGTGCCGTAGAGCCAACAGAGGAGAATCTTACTCCTTGGATCAAGGCTGGCGTTCTCTGCGTAGGTATGGGCTCTAAGCTCTTCCCTAAGGAAACTGTTGCTGCTGGCGACTGGGCTGCCATCACAGCCAAGTGTCAGGAGGCTCTCGGTTACATCGCGAAGGCTCGCGCTTAA
- a CDS encoding sugar kinase, which produces MAKIVTLGEIMLRLSPEGNDRFIQSESLRIIPGGGEANVAVSLANYGHDAYFVSKLPKHEIGQIAVNGLRRYGVNTEFIARGGDRVGLYYAETGASMRPSKVIYDRAHSAIAEADPSDFDFDKIMEGAQWFHWSGITPAISDKAAELTKLACEAAKRHGVTVSVDLNFRKKLWTSEKAISVMRPLMKYVDVCIGNEEDAQLCLGFKPDADVEGGKTDAEGYYGIFKGMMKEFGFKYVVSTLRESLSATHNGWKALIYDGKEFYQSKHYDINPIIDRVGGGDSFSGGLIHGLLTKETQGEALEFAVAASALKHTIPGDFNLVSADEVESLAGGNANGRVQR; this is translated from the coding sequence ATGGCAAAAATTGTAACATTGGGCGAGATCATGCTTCGTTTATCACCAGAAGGCAATGATCGTTTCATTCAGAGTGAATCACTTCGCATCATCCCTGGTGGTGGTGAGGCTAACGTAGCTGTAAGCTTGGCTAACTATGGTCATGATGCTTACTTCGTATCTAAGCTCCCTAAGCACGAGATCGGTCAGATTGCTGTCAACGGTCTCCGTCGTTACGGCGTTAACACAGAGTTCATCGCTCGTGGTGGCGACCGCGTAGGTCTCTACTATGCCGAGACTGGTGCTTCTATGCGCCCATCCAAGGTAATCTACGACCGTGCACACAGCGCAATTGCTGAGGCTGACCCATCTGATTTCGATTTCGACAAGATTATGGAGGGTGCCCAGTGGTTCCATTGGAGCGGTATTACTCCAGCTATCAGCGACAAGGCTGCTGAACTTACCAAGTTGGCTTGTGAGGCTGCTAAGCGTCACGGCGTAACAGTTTCTGTTGACCTCAACTTCCGCAAGAAGCTCTGGACTTCTGAGAAGGCTATCTCTGTTATGCGTCCTCTGATGAAGTATGTTGATGTTTGCATCGGTAATGAGGAAGATGCTCAGCTCTGCCTGGGCTTCAAGCCAGATGCTGACGTAGAGGGCGGTAAGACTGATGCTGAGGGTTACTACGGAATCTTCAAGGGCATGATGAAGGAGTTCGGATTCAAGTATGTTGTTTCTACTCTCCGCGAATCTCTCTCTGCTACACACAACGGCTGGAAGGCTCTTATCTATGATGGTAAGGAGTTCTATCAGAGCAAGCACTATGACATCAACCCTATCATCGACCGCGTTGGTGGTGGCGACTCTTTCTCTGGTGGTCTGATCCACGGTCTTCTTACTAAGGAGACTCAGGGCGAGGCTCTTGAGTTTGCGGTAGCTGCTTCTGCTTTGAAGCATACTATCCCAGGCGACTTCAACCTGGTATCTGCTGACGAGGTAGAGAGCCTGGCTGGCGGTAACGCTAATGGTCGAGTTCAGAGATAA
- a CDS encoding LacI family DNA-binding transcriptional regulator: MAEKIRIKDIAERAGVSVGTVDRVLHDRPNVSKTARDKVEKALKEMNYQPNVYASALAYNKSYTFYLLIPKHESEAYWEEIEEGARKCEDTRRDFHIDVEIRFYERSSEESFREEGNKILEASPEGVIVVPSSLDVTREFTEALHHKSIPFILLDSYMPDLRPLSFFGQDSFCSGFFAAKMLMMLAAKEDEILLMRQTKDGRVVSKQQDNREVGFRHYMHDHFPNVKITLLDLPLSGTRAEFAKMLEKFFAVHPNIHHCITMTSKAHIVGDFLLKTNRRDVQIMGYDMVEKNARCLREGSISFLIAQHAYMQGYSCVDTLFQAIVLKKKVTPVNYMPIELLMKENVDFYRRTQL; the protein is encoded by the coding sequence ATGGCCGAAAAAATCAGAATCAAGGATATTGCCGAGAGAGCTGGCGTATCCGTTGGAACCGTAGACCGAGTTCTGCACGACCGTCCTAACGTGTCGAAAACTGCACGCGACAAGGTCGAGAAAGCCCTCAAGGAAATGAATTACCAGCCTAATGTGTACGCCAGCGCTCTGGCTTACAACAAATCCTATACCTTCTACCTGCTGATTCCGAAACACGAATCGGAGGCTTACTGGGAGGAGATAGAGGAAGGCGCAAGAAAATGTGAAGATACCCGACGTGACTTCCATATCGATGTAGAGATTCGTTTCTATGAGCGTTCCAGCGAGGAATCGTTCCGCGAAGAAGGCAACAAGATTCTTGAGGCCAGTCCGGAAGGAGTTATCGTGGTGCCTTCATCGCTCGATGTAACCCGCGAGTTTACTGAGGCGTTGCACCACAAAAGCATCCCATTCATCCTGCTCGACTCCTACATGCCCGATCTGCGTCCGCTCTCTTTCTTCGGCCAGGATTCGTTCTGTTCCGGTTTCTTCGCAGCCAAGATGCTGATGATGCTTGCTGCAAAGGAAGATGAAATCCTGCTCATGAGGCAGACCAAAGACGGAAGAGTGGTCAGCAAGCAGCAGGATAACCGAGAGGTAGGATTCCGCCATTACATGCACGACCACTTCCCTAACGTGAAGATTACCTTGCTCGACCTGCCGTTGAGCGGCACACGTGCTGAATTCGCCAAAATGCTGGAGAAGTTCTTTGCCGTGCATCCGAACATCCACCATTGCATCACCATGACTTCGAAGGCGCACATCGTGGGCGACTTCCTGCTGAAGACCAACCGCCGCGACGTTCAGATCATGGGCTATGATATGGTAGAGAAAAACGCCCGCTGTCTGCGCGAAGGAAGCATCTCCTTCCTCATCGCCCAGCACGCCTACATGCAGGGGTACTCCTGCGTAGACACGCTCTTCCAGGCCATCGTGCTGAAGAAGAAAGTTACGCCGGTAAACTATATGCCTATCGAGCTGCTGATGAAGGAAAACGTAGATTTCTATCGCAGAACCCAGCTCTAA
- a CDS encoding UxaA family hydrolase, protein MEQSSFIKINPADSVVVCLRPMKKGETIEVDGKTITLLQDTPAGHKVLINDAAEGTDILKYGYPIGHAKTGLKAGEWVNENNLKTNLAGTLEYTYNPVNEQLNIAKENRTFMGYVRKNGEVGVRNEIWVVPTVGCVNGVAEKLVDLLKKETGCEGIDAIHAWHHNFGCSQLSGDHENTRKVLRDICLHPNAGAVLVLSLGCENNQPDDFMKMLGDYDHDRIKLLVTQKVEGDELEEGMKILRNLYAQAKEDKREEVPVSKLRVGLKCGGSDGFSGITANPLVGEFSDWLVAQGGTSILTEVPEMFGAETILMNRCENKELFDKTVHLINDFKEYFLSHGEPVGENPSPGNKAGGISTLEDKALGCTQKCGRAPVSGVLQYGDRLETTGLNLLSAPGNDLVAATALASAGCQLVLFTTGRGTPFGTFVPTMKISTNSNLAKNKPNWIDFNAGALVEGVEMKDLVSKFIDKIIAVASGEEARNEYNGYREISIFKNGVTL, encoded by the coding sequence ATGGAACAATCAAGTTTTATCAAGATTAACCCTGCCGACTCGGTAGTGGTTTGCTTGCGCCCTATGAAGAAGGGTGAAACTATTGAAGTAGATGGCAAGACCATCACATTATTGCAGGATACTCCTGCAGGACACAAGGTGCTCATCAACGATGCTGCCGAGGGTACAGACATTCTGAAGTATGGCTACCCTATCGGTCATGCAAAGACCGGTCTCAAAGCGGGCGAATGGGTAAACGAGAACAACCTCAAGACCAATCTTGCCGGTACGCTCGAATATACCTATAACCCGGTTAACGAGCAGCTGAACATCGCTAAGGAAAACCGCACCTTCATGGGCTACGTTCGCAAGAATGGCGAAGTAGGCGTAAGAAACGAAATATGGGTAGTTCCTACCGTGGGCTGCGTTAACGGCGTGGCTGAGAAACTGGTAGATCTCCTCAAGAAAGAAACAGGCTGCGAAGGCATCGACGCCATCCACGCATGGCACCACAACTTCGGTTGCTCACAGCTCTCGGGCGACCATGAGAATACCCGCAAGGTGCTTCGCGATATCTGTCTGCATCCAAACGCAGGTGCCGTGCTCGTTCTCTCGCTCGGCTGCGAGAACAACCAGCCAGATGATTTCATGAAGATGCTCGGCGACTATGATCACGACCGCATCAAACTTCTTGTAACACAGAAGGTTGAAGGCGATGAGCTAGAGGAAGGTATGAAGATTCTGCGCAACCTCTATGCCCAGGCTAAGGAAGACAAGCGCGAGGAAGTTCCGGTAAGCAAACTGCGCGTAGGTTTGAAGTGTGGCGGTTCTGACGGCTTCAGCGGAATTACAGCCAACCCATTGGTAGGTGAATTCAGCGACTGGCTCGTAGCTCAGGGCGGTACAAGCATCCTGACAGAGGTACCGGAAATGTTTGGCGCAGAAACCATTCTGATGAACCGTTGCGAGAACAAGGAACTCTTCGACAAGACCGTTCACCTGATTAACGACTTCAAGGAGTACTTCCTGAGCCATGGTGAACCAGTTGGCGAGAACCCTTCTCCAGGTAACAAGGCAGGTGGTATCTCAACCCTCGAAGATAAGGCTTTGGGTTGCACCCAGAAGTGCGGGCGTGCTCCGGTAAGCGGCGTGCTCCAGTATGGCGACCGTTTGGAGACAACAGGTTTGAACCTGCTTTCAGCTCCGGGTAACGACCTCGTTGCAGCCACAGCTCTGGCTTCAGCAGGTTGCCAGCTCGTTCTCTTCACCACAGGTCGCGGAACCCCATTCGGAACCTTCGTGCCAACGATGAAGATTTCTACCAACAGCAATCTGGCAAAGAACAAGCCAAACTGGATTGACTTCAACGCCGGCGCTCTGGTAGAAGGTGTAGAAATGAAAGACTTGGTAAGCAAGTTTATTGATAAGATTATAGCCGTAGCAAGTGGCGAGGAGGCTCGCAACGAGTATAATGGCTATCGTGAAATCTCCATCTTCAAGAATGGAGTAACTCTTTAA
- a CDS encoding Na+/H+ antiporter NhaC family protein, with protein MSNKKGLLALSPLFLLIVLIVAFTVYSVDSSHQDTSLSLTVAFMISSIYAVAISGGMPVRKRVDTYSKGAGANNLMLMLWIYVLAGSFAASAKAMGAVDATVNLALSILPASMILPGLFLAACFISVSIGTSVGTVVALVPIAAGLAHSMDANVGMMTAIIVGGAYFGDNLSFISDTTVVATQTQNCKMSDKFKVNSMIVVPAAVLVLIAYSVMGVGLQAPTHINEVEYMKVLPYLTVLVTAIAGMNVMAVLTLGTLLCGAIGIGSHLLGASGSYDLFGWFSAMGNGIIGMGELIIIAMMAGGMLEIIRENGGIDFIINKITAHVNSKRGAELSIAALVSMVNICTANNTVAILTVGNISKKIGDRFGVDNRKAASILDTFSCMVQGLIPYGVQMLLAAGLANLSPMDILPYLYYPLAIGVAALLAILLRYPKRYS; from the coding sequence ATGAGTAATAAAAAAGGTTTGCTGGCGTTGTCGCCATTATTTTTGCTGATTGTCCTCATCGTGGCTTTTACCGTATATTCGGTAGACAGCAGCCATCAGGACACCAGCCTCTCGCTCACAGTAGCGTTCATGATTTCGAGCATTTATGCCGTGGCTATTTCCGGCGGAATGCCTGTCAGGAAACGAGTGGACACATACAGCAAGGGTGCCGGCGCCAACAACCTGATGCTCATGCTCTGGATTTACGTGCTGGCTGGCTCGTTTGCCGCATCAGCCAAGGCGATGGGAGCCGTTGATGCAACCGTCAACCTGGCGCTCAGCATCCTGCCAGCCAGCATGATTCTGCCAGGACTATTCCTGGCTGCCTGCTTTATCTCCGTATCTATCGGAACAAGTGTGGGAACCGTAGTGGCTCTGGTTCCGATAGCCGCCGGACTTGCCCACTCGATGGATGCTAACGTAGGCATGATGACCGCCATCATCGTAGGTGGCGCTTATTTCGGCGACAACCTCTCGTTCATCTCCGATACGACTGTTGTTGCTACGCAGACGCAGAACTGCAAGATGAGCGATAAGTTCAAGGTCAACTCCATGATTGTGGTTCCGGCCGCCGTACTCGTACTCATCGCCTATTCTGTCATGGGAGTCGGTCTTCAGGCCCCAACCCACATCAACGAGGTAGAATACATGAAAGTATTGCCTTACCTCACCGTCCTCGTTACCGCTATTGCCGGCATGAATGTAATGGCAGTTCTCACTCTGGGCACCCTACTCTGTGGCGCCATCGGCATAGGCAGTCATCTTCTGGGTGCCTCCGGAAGCTACGATCTCTTTGGCTGGTTCTCAGCCATGGGCAACGGCATTATCGGCATGGGCGAACTCATTATCATCGCCATGATGGCAGGTGGTATGCTCGAAATCATCCGCGAAAACGGCGGAATCGATTTCATCATCAACAAGATTACAGCCCACGTAAACAGCAAGCGTGGAGCCGAACTTTCTATCGCCGCCCTCGTTTCGATGGTAAACATCTGTACGGCAAATAATACGGTAGCGATTCTGACAGTAGGAAATATTTCGAAAAAGATAGGCGACCGGTTTGGCGTAGACAACCGCAAGGCAGCCAGCATTCTCGACACCTTCTCATGCATGGTTCAGGGATTGATTCCTTATGGCGTGCAGATGCTCCTGGCAGCCGGTCTGGCCAATCTCAGTCCGATGGACATTCTTCCTTATCTCTACTATCCGCTGGCGATAGGTGTGGCAGCCCTGCTGGCCATCCTCTTGCGCTATCCTAAGAGATACAGTTAG
- a CDS encoding GH25 family lysozyme codes for MKKLFISIIASIIALGAHAQVQCEDTCRHVHGIDLSHYQGNVFWETVGDNSKMAYVYLKATEGGTNIDSKYKKNIDLAHRYGMKVGSYHFYRPRIPQQTQLENFKAQCRPGDQDLLPMIDVETKSGMNTEEFCDSLFKFLHLVEKAYKQKPLIYTGANFYDNYLLGKLDSYKLMIAQYTKRIPVLRDGRDFEMWQYTGKGRLNGINGYVDKSRFMGRHKLREIRFRHR; via the coding sequence ATGAAAAAATTATTTATCTCTATTATAGCATCCATTATTGCCTTGGGAGCCCATGCCCAGGTGCAATGCGAAGACACTTGTCGGCACGTTCACGGCATCGACTTGAGTCATTATCAGGGCAACGTGTTCTGGGAAACCGTGGGCGACAACTCTAAGATGGCTTACGTTTATCTGAAAGCTACTGAGGGCGGAACCAACATCGACAGCAAATACAAGAAGAATATCGACCTGGCTCATCGCTACGGAATGAAAGTAGGTTCTTATCATTTCTACAGACCCCGCATCCCACAGCAGACGCAGCTGGAAAATTTCAAGGCCCAATGCCGTCCGGGAGATCAGGACCTCTTGCCTATGATTGATGTGGAGACGAAAAGCGGCATGAATACAGAAGAATTCTGCGATTCGCTCTTTAAGTTTCTGCATCTCGTAGAGAAAGCATATAAGCAGAAACCCCTCATCTATACGGGAGCCAATTTCTATGACAACTATCTTCTGGGCAAGCTAGACAGCTACAAGCTGATGATTGCCCAGTATACGAAGCGCATCCCTGTATTGCGTGATGGTAGAGATTTCGAAATGTGGCAATATACGGGTAAGGGCAGACTCAACGGAATAAACGGCTATGTTGACAAAAGCCGTTTCATGGGGCGCCACAAGCTCAGAGAAATCAGATTCAGACATCGATAG
- a CDS encoding zinc ribbon domain-containing protein encodes MAIIKCPECGRQISDKAPTCPSCGVEIAGKITKCPNCGEIYFSNLEMCPNCHELNPSLTRMTPPTGMSQQTPASQASMTQQQEAENAARQNAIRQEEIRRQEALRQEALRQQARPQTPVRTATPPTPPVPPVRPQQSNSQNGGNGEGTPEKKKSNRGVIIISLIFAFLVCGIFYYFYDSANKNKELEAYEYAMQSSDPMVLQSYLDTYKDADEAHRDSIMAHLELLKQTDQDWTNAVVSGSKEALQAYLDKYPNSPHKQEVLNKIDSIDWNVAKNADNAEAYQAYLAAHADGSHIEEAENAMKKAKSRDLQPEEKDMVSSLFRHFFQSINTRDADGLQASCEDILSSLLGKNSATKADVVTFMNKLYKEDVTNLNWFLTNDYKIKKREVGDEDYEYQVQFSAREEVQLTDGTKKTNHFKINATVSPDGKVSAFNMSKINAAE; translated from the coding sequence ATGGCAATTATAAAATGTCCGGAATGCGGACGCCAAATTAGCGATAAAGCACCTACCTGCCCTAGTTGCGGGGTAGAAATAGCAGGCAAAATTACCAAATGCCCAAATTGTGGCGAGATTTATTTCAGCAACCTGGAAATGTGTCCTAACTGCCATGAGCTGAATCCTTCGCTCACAAGAATGACGCCTCCGACAGGAATGAGCCAGCAGACTCCTGCCAGCCAGGCTTCTATGACTCAGCAGCAAGAAGCGGAAAACGCAGCCAGACAGAATGCAATCAGACAAGAAGAAATCCGCCGTCAGGAGGCTCTCAGACAGGAGGCTCTCAGACAGCAGGCTCGTCCTCAGACACCTGTCAGAACAGCAACACCTCCTACTCCACCCGTTCCTCCGGTTCGCCCACAGCAATCTAATTCTCAGAACGGCGGAAACGGCGAGGGAACCCCGGAAAAGAAAAAAAGCAACCGTGGCGTCATCATCATCTCTCTGATTTTCGCCTTCCTCGTTTGTGGCATTTTCTACTATTTCTATGATAGTGCCAATAAGAATAAGGAACTGGAAGCTTACGAGTATGCGATGCAGAGTAGCGACCCGATGGTTCTGCAGAGTTACCTAGATACTTACAAAGATGCTGACGAGGCGCATCGTGATTCCATCATGGCTCACCTCGAACTTCTGAAACAGACCGATCAGGACTGGACCAACGCCGTAGTAAGCGGTTCGAAAGAGGCCCTGCAGGCTTATCTCGACAAATACCCAAACAGTCCACACAAGCAGGAGGTTTTGAACAAGATAGATTCCATCGACTGGAATGTGGCCAAGAATGCTGATAATGCAGAAGCTTACCAGGCTTATCTCGCCGCTCATGCTGACGGTTCACATATCGAAGAGGCTGAGAATGCGATGAAGAAAGCCAAGAGCAGAGATTTGCAGCCAGAAGAGAAAGATATGGTAAGCAGTCTGTTCCGCCATTTCTTCCAAAGCATCAATACCCGCGATGCTGATGGTTTGCAGGCTTCATGCGAGGACATTCTCTCTTCGCTTCTGGGTAAGAATTCTGCTACCAAGGCAGATGTTGTAACCTTTATGAATAAGCTTTATAAGGAAGATGTGACCAACCTGAACTGGTTCCTCACCAACGATTATAAGATTAAGAAGCGCGAGGTGGGTGACGAAGATTATGAATATCAGGTTCAGTTCTCAGCACGTGAGGAAGTTCAGCTTACCGACGGTACTAAGAAAACCAACCATTTCAAAATCAACGCAACCGTTTCGCCAGACGGCAAGGTTTCTGCGTTCAACATGTCGAAGATTAATGCAGCAGAATAG
- a CDS encoding J domain-containing protein — translation MAFVDYYKILGVDKNIPQKDVRAAYRKRAKQFHPDLHPNDPKAKAKFQALNEAYEVISDPDKRAKYDQYGEQWKNADAFGGFGGAGGAGGSGSYGGAGGNPFEGFDFSQFGGGGGFSSFFENLFGGRGRSQQSADGFGSGNFGGFNGSAGYGSGFNGAGYGAGADFGTGGCGGGCGQNGRANNGEMNMNVNIDLYTALLGGEGIIKLSNGSKIKLKIKPETQNGTKVRVRGKGYDRGDGTFGDLMITYNVKLPTGLNDKQKDLLRQMKDAK, via the coding sequence ATGGCATTTGTTGATTATTACAAGATTCTCGGCGTAGACAAGAACATTCCGCAGAAGGATGTGAGAGCTGCGTATCGTAAACGTGCAAAACAGTTTCACCCAGATTTGCACCCTAACGACCCGAAGGCGAAGGCTAAGTTCCAGGCGCTGAACGAGGCGTATGAGGTGATTTCTGACCCAGATAAGCGTGCTAAATACGACCAGTATGGCGAACAATGGAAGAATGCTGATGCATTCGGCGGTTTCGGCGGAGCTGGTGGTGCAGGCGGTTCCGGAAGCTATGGTGGAGCAGGTGGAAATCCATTCGAGGGTTTCGACTTCAGCCAGTTTGGCGGAGGCGGAGGTTTCTCCAGCTTCTTCGAAAATCTCTTCGGAGGTCGTGGAAGAAGCCAGCAGTCTGCTGATGGATTCGGTTCCGGCAATTTTGGCGGATTTAATGGTTCTGCCGGTTATGGTAGCGGCTTTAATGGGGCAGGCTACGGAGCTGGTGCTGATTTCGGTACAGGTGGTTGTGGCGGCGGTTGCGGTCAGAATGGTCGTGCCAATAACGGCGAAATGAACATGAATGTGAATATCGACCTTTATACGGCTCTGCTGGGCGGCGAAGGAATCATTAAATTGAGTAATGGTTCTAAAATCAAACTGAAGATTAAGCCGGAAACGCAGAATGGCACGAAGGTTCGTGTTCGCGGAAAAGGATACGACCGAGGTGACGGAACCTTTGGCGACCTGATGATTACTTACAACGTGAAGTTGCCAACCGGGTTGAATGATAAGCAGAAAGATTTGCTCCGTCAGATGAAGGATGCAAAGTAA